A genomic stretch from Streptomyces sp. QL37 includes:
- a CDS encoding superinfection immunity protein produces MISTISPMELLVLVPLGLLLLCVPSFIAYRRGVERLGLVVGVSLIGAVTGLFWVVALIMATSMRTRDSAPTLRPSS; encoded by the coding sequence ATGATCTCGACCATCAGTCCCATGGAACTGCTCGTCCTGGTGCCGCTCGGGCTTCTGCTCCTCTGCGTGCCGTCGTTCATCGCCTACCGCAGGGGAGTGGAGCGCCTGGGCCTGGTCGTCGGGGTCAGCCTGATCGGCGCCGTCACGGGCCTGTTCTGGGTCGTGGCCCTGATCATGGCGACCTCGATGCGCACCCGGGACTCCGCCCCGACGCTCCGGCCGAGCAGCTAG